Within the Verrucomicrobiia bacterium genome, the region GGAAGACGCCCGCTACGTCGGGTTGACCGCCCCCCGTTTCCTTTTGCGCCTCCCCTACAGCCAGAAGGACAACCCGGTGAAGGCCTTCAACTACGAAGAGACCGTCTCCGGCAGCCACGAGCATTTCCTCTGGGGGAACACGGCGTTCACGCTGGCTTCCCGGATTACCGACTCCTTCGCCAAGTTCCGCTGGTGCCCGAACATCATCGGCCCGATGGGGGGCGGCACGGTGGACAACCTCCCGATTTACAACTTCGAGGCCGCCGGCGAAGTGCAGACCAAAATCCCGACCGAGGTCTTGATTTCCGAGCGCCGGGAGTTCGAGCTGGCCGAAGAGGGGTTCATCGCCCTGACCATGCGCAAGGACTCCGACAACGCCTGCTTCTTCTCCGCCAATTCCTGCCAGAAGCCCAAAACCTTCGGGCAGTCCAAGGAGGGGAAGGAGGCGGAGCTGAACTACAAGCTGGGCATGCAGCTCCCCTACATCTTCATCGTCTCCCGCCTCGCGCACTACATCAAGACGCTCCAGCGGGAAAACATAGGCAGCTGGAAGGAGCGGGCCGATTTGGAAAAGGAACTGAACGCCTGGATCGGCCAGTACGTGGCGGATATGGAAAGCCCGTCCCCGTCCGTCCGCTCCCGCCGCCCCCTGCGCCAGGCCCAGATTACCGTGGACAACGTGGAAGGGGAGCCGGGCTGGTACAAAGTCGATTTGAAAATGCGCCCCCACTTCAAATACATGGGAGCCAGTTTCACGCTCTCGTTGGTTGGAAAGCTGGACAAAAAATAATAACCCAAAGCCGGTACAAGGAGGAACGGTATGGCTCTTAATTGTTACATCGTCAAAATCAAAGGCGAGACGCAAGGAGATATCAAGGGGTCCGTCACCCAAAAGGGACGGGAGGGATGGATTGAGTGCTTCGCCTTTGACCACAAGGTCCATTCCCCCCGGGATGCGGCTTCCGGGCTTCCAACCGGCAAGCGGGTCCACAGCCCGCTGCGCATCGTCAAGCCGATCGACAAATCCACCCCGCTTTTGATGAACGTGTTGGTGAACAACGAGAACATTCCGGAGTTCGAGCTCCGTTTCTTCACCCCCTCGACGGCGGGCGCGGAAACCAACTTCTACACGATCAAGCTGACCAACGCCAACATTTCCGAGGTGAAACCATACATGCTTTTAAACCGTGATCCGAACTACATGAAGTATCCGGAAATGGAGGAGGTCTCCTTCACCTACCAGAAAATCGAGTGGGTCTTCGTCAAAGGCGGCATCACGGCGATGGACGACTGGGAGGCCCCGGTCGCGTAGCCGTTCGTCTTCATCTTCATGAAAGTAACCAACGAACGCAGTCTATTGGAGCGGCTGGTGTCACCACCGGCCGCTTCTTTTCGTCGCTCCGGCGTCGATTTGCAAAAGCTGTCGGACTCCATCATTTTGCACCTCCGCCGGATGATGAACTGCCGCCACGGCTTCACCCCGGCCGCCCCGGATTACGGCCTGCCGGACTTGAACGAGTGCTTCTTCGCCTTTCCGGATTCCTTGACCTATCTCAAGGAGTCGATTCAAACCTCCATAGAAAAATACGAGCCGAGATTGTCCCGCGTCCGGCTCAAGTTCGTGGAAGACCCGGACAATCCTTTGGAAATCCGCTTCGAAATCCAGGCCCGGCTGGAAACGGAGGAGGAGTCGGTCACCTTTGCCTTCACCACCAAGCTCGGCTCGGCCGGCGGCATCCAGGTTATAGAATAATGCAGCAATCTCAATTGACCCCTTATATTCGGTGGCGCACATTGGTCTTTGTAATGTGCGCATGCCTCAAGGGCAATCGATAACCGATGTTCAACAAATACTATCAGGACGAACTTTCCTACCTCCGCCAACTGGGGGAGGAATTCGCCAAGGCGTATCCCAAGCTGGCGCCGATGCTGGCCGAATCCGGCACCGACCCGGACGTGGAGCGGCTTTTGGAAGGGTTTGCCTTCATCTCCGGCCGCATCCGCCAAAAGCTGGATGGGGACCTGCCGGAACTGGCCCACAATTTTACCAATCTTTTGTGGCCGCATTACCTAAGGCCGATTCCCTCGGCCACGATTCTGGAATTTGACCCCTCCGGCGGCGCCTTGCAGGAAACGCAGAAAATATTGCGCGGCACGGCGGTGGAATCAATTCCGGTGGAAGGAACCCGCTGCCGCTTCCAGACCACATCCGATTTGAACGTCTATCCCTTCGCGTTGAAGGATATTGCCTTGGAAACCCCCGCCACCGGCGCGCCGTTCTTGCGTCTCGGCTTCCAGATGGGAAAAGCGGACCTGACCAAAATACGCCTTTCCGACCTTTCGTTTTTCCTCGCGGGCGAGCCGCAGACCGCCTATGGGTTGTATTTATTGCTGACCCATCACTTGAAGCGGGTAATCTTCCGCAACGCCGCTACTCGAAAAGAAACCGCCTTCGGCCCGGAGGCGTTGCGCCCCGGCGGCTGGGGGGAGGAGCAGGCCCTTTTGCCCTATCCCGTCGCCGCCTTCACCGGCTACCGCTTTTTGCAGGAGTATTTCACCCTGCCTGAAAAGTTTTTGTTTGTGGAGCTAACGGATATTTCCCCGCTTTCCCGGCTGGAAATCAAGGACCGCTTCGAAATAATTTTCGAGTTCACCCGCCGCCCGGAAGAGGCCGTGCGGGTCAAGGCCGGTTCGGTTCGTTTGTACTGCACCCCCGCCGTGAATCTGTTTCCGCACCACGCCACCCCCATCCGCGTCGAGCAGGAAAAAACCGAATACCGCCTAAGGCCGGAAGGGACGAACACCGAGCATTACGAAATCTTCTCCATTTCCAAAGTCGCCGGCTGGACCGCCGGCACCGTGGAGGAAAAGGAATACCGCCCCTTTTTCTCC harbors:
- the tssC gene encoding type VI secretion system contractile sheath large subunit; translated protein: MADEKESKSLVEEILYETKLPEEGYDNARRGLEALIAELVKPEKKGEKIQMRLVDDMIVELDKKLSRQLDQILHNPAFQKLESAWRGAKFLVDRTDFRENIKLEILSVSKEELLADFQDSPEIPKSGLYKQVYTREYGQFGGSPVGGMVANYDFGPGSQDIALLQYCASVAAMAHAPFIAAASPQFFGEKSYTTLPNLKDIKAIMEGPAHTKWRGFRESEDARYVGLTAPRFLLRLPYSQKDNPVKAFNYEETVSGSHEHFLWGNTAFTLASRITDSFAKFRWCPNIIGPMGGGTVDNLPIYNFEAAGEVQTKIPTEVLISERREFELAEEGFIALTMRKDSDNACFFSANSCQKPKTFGQSKEGKEAELNYKLGMQLPYIFIVSRLAHYIKTLQRENIGSWKERADLEKELNAWIGQYVADMESPSPSVRSRRPLRQAQITVDNVEGEPGWYKVDLKMRPHFKYMGASFTLSLVGKLDKK
- a CDS encoding Hcp family type VI secretion system effector — protein: MALNCYIVKIKGETQGDIKGSVTQKGREGWIECFAFDHKVHSPRDAASGLPTGKRVHSPLRIVKPIDKSTPLLMNVLVNNENIPEFELRFFTPSTAGAETNFYTIKLTNANISEVKPYMLLNRDPNYMKYPEMEEVSFTYQKIEWVFVKGGITAMDDWEAPVA
- the tssE gene encoding type VI secretion system baseplate subunit TssE; the protein is MKVTNERSLLERLVSPPAASFRRSGVDLQKLSDSIILHLRRMMNCRHGFTPAAPDYGLPDLNECFFAFPDSLTYLKESIQTSIEKYEPRLSRVRLKFVEDPDNPLEIRFEIQARLETEEESVTFAFTTKLGSAGGIQVIE
- the tssF gene encoding type VI secretion system baseplate subunit TssF encodes the protein MFNKYYQDELSYLRQLGEEFAKAYPKLAPMLAESGTDPDVERLLEGFAFISGRIRQKLDGDLPELAHNFTNLLWPHYLRPIPSATILEFDPSGGALQETQKILRGTAVESIPVEGTRCRFQTTSDLNVYPFALKDIALETPATGAPFLRLGFQMGKADLTKIRLSDLSFFLAGEPQTAYGLYLLLTHHLKRVIFRNAATRKETAFGPEALRPGGWGEEQALLPYPVAAFTGYRFLQEYFTLPEKFLFVELTDISPLSRLEIKDRFEIIFEFTRRPEEAVRVKAGSVRLYCTPAVNLFPHHATPIRVEQEKTEYRLRPEGTNTEHYEIFSISKVAGWTAGTVEEKEYRPFFSYEHSLERGGRKSEYYHLTLRPAVVGRGTETYISFVTGDESVAIPSTSTVAVDFICSNRNLPEKLKPGDVNSPTAESPAFATFQNITRVTPSIPPPLEGGVLWRLLSHLSLNYLSLLSVENLRGILELYNFAALVDRQAARAGEMRLEAIRQISAKPDHLFIKGDALRGLKVELELAESGFAAEGEMYLFASILNRFFGLYTSLNSFSRLEVKGVEKGDTYRFPP